The DNA region GTGACTGGCTTTGTCGCGGGCCGGGCGATCGCTCGACAGGCCGATAGCGCTTTTTGCCCGTGGATTCCGCCTTGTAAACGGGGCTGCTTTTTTCACCGTCCTCCTTGTAGCCATCCGCGTAAGATTGCCTTCAGATTCGACGACTCGCCGTGGTGTGCAAGCTAATTGGCGCGTGACTGGTTTTTACACCGGTGTCGTTTCGTGCGTCTTAAGTCCCTTTGTAGCGCGGAATCGATTAAAAATCTGTATAATTGGGTTACGACTGGCTAATCGACGATTCAGGATCGTGTTTTGAGAGTGACATTGGGAAGGTCGCTATATCCTCCTCGTTGGCTGGCTGTTCTGCCGCGACTGGTTACTGTTACTTTACGGGGCTGCGAGTGATACGGCGAGAAAGACGAAGGCGAGGAGGAACGACGCGATCCGCGCGCGCGATAATCGAAACGTTCCAGCGCTCTTCTGATAAAGGGGTGGCGTACGTTACACGGCCGCGAGTGACGGGGGCCGATAGCTCATGCTCGATAACGGGAAGCGTAATAACGATTTCGGTGACGCTGCCAGACTTTCACTATCTCGGGAAAAATCCGCGACTCGGGTCTGCACTTTGGCGAGTCGCGCGCTTCTTATTTTTACGGTCCCCGCGGGCGTGCCAGATCTGCCGAGAGTTTTGCAACGATCCTTGGCGCTCTTAATGGATGGCAGGCGAGAAAGTATCATGTATGTACTCTTTGTCCCAGAATGCTGGTAGGTTCTTTTAAATCGAGTTTAACGGCCCCAGACTCAAGGCCGTTCAAGGACCCAAGTTCTACATCTGCGAGTGTTTTCGATATGGATTCGTTACGCATTTGTAATCCTGAACCTGACCTTGCGTCTTGAATCACTGATTCGCCTGAACGCTCTATTAAAGGAGAAGAAGTCGACCTCGATAGGTGTCTACACCTGTTAAGCGACCGTTTCCAGCTTGTCCCTTTCTAAATTGGTAATCTCTGTCGCCATAAAATTCTCCAATGACACGTCAACGAAGTAGCTAAAAATCATAGATAATTTAATTGTAGATAATTAAAGCTTGAAAGCCTTAACCAATGGCGGCAACCTTTCCCAAGTTTCCCTCGGGGTGAGACGAAAGATCTACCACAAAGTGTTTCCCTGACTCCCTTCGATCTTCCTCATCGCCGGAGAAGCTCTTCATCGCGGATCCTCGAGACGAGGCAAgggaaaaaagaaggaagaagcTTTCAAAGGGATCTCGAGACAGGAACCAGCCCCTAGCAGCGCGTCAAAGAGAAAAAGACCGATCCACGATCCTGGCGATTGATCTTAATTGATTGGCGCGAGAAGGACCGGCAACCTTGCGGTTTATCGGCAAGTGTTCGTGGTTAGGCCTCTCGTGGGAGGCGAGGAGTCGATAAAAGTACCCCAGAGTAGCTGGTGCAACGGCCAATCAGCAAATGGAATCGTTAGTTAGCCCTGTAATCTTCGATCGGAGGTTAGTTCTCCCGTTGTACTACACAGCTCGGGGAACAATCGTGATTCACGATCGCGCTCGACCCGCACAGCCGTGGATTCACGCTGTTTATCGAGGCTACACGCCTCGCTCTTCCCTCCCCGCGGTTAATTAGCGTATATCATTTATCGCCCCTTTATAATTGCCCAGCGCGATATACGGGAGGCATTCGAGGACGATCGGGCTCGATTTTCGAGAAGCGATCGAGGGCTTTAAAATCGAAGAACGATCCGATCGACCGGGTGTACGGTGAAACGGCTTTTCGAAACTCCTCGAGCTTCTCCTCCTTTCCATTTACAAAGTTCGATTGGGTATTTAAACGTGGATAAAGAGTGGAAAACCTGAGTCGAACATCTTCCACGAAACTTTGCTCGCGGACTTTTAAAAGCAACGATCGATGATCGATTCGTTGCAGAGCCAATTGCGAATAAACCAGAGGATGCCTCTGGCATCGTTGAGCACACGCGAAATTTATGACGTAGTATTCGAAACAGAGGGGCCAAATCGGGGAAAGCTATTTATTCGACGCGAGTCTCGCCCGTAAATCAGACGGTTTCTCGTCGCGGACCCAAGGATCCAACTTCTGATCGATTTGTATTCAATAGCCGGTCCCTCGAATTGAAATCGAAGTTGCGACGGCACAGGACAAGGGAAGCGGCAAGAAAAATTCGTGGCTCCGTAAAAGGAGCACTGCTCCTTGGACCCTTCCGACGAACATTCGCGTTCGCTGATCTCGCAGAATCGGACGGTCGCTTTTAAAGCCAACTCGGGGGGGACATGGAAGTATCGACGAGTGATCGTAGATGATCATACGTATGCTTCCAAGTCGATGAAAGGCGACGAACTATGGGCGAGATAAATTAGAATCTCGGAATCCTACGAACTCTAGGATTTATACTATAGACCTGAATGCCAAGTGCAATGAGTCTTCATCCGCAGTTAATTACAGCGCCAGAGATGCTGCGGTCCACGCAAGTCTCTTTACCTGTGAAATTTGTGCTGCCTACATCTCCATTTATCTTTTCAGTGTACTTTCTTGGGATTTTGCCATCTACCTATGCACCGGCGTAACGGAGGAGGGTCCGGAGGCGGGAAGCTTGACACGAACGTCGCGTAGCGAAGCCTTCTGACCAACGAACCTTTCTCGGATAATGTGTCATAGGAATTATTTACGACCGGTGTACAGTTAGTGCGTCCATGGGCGGGGACCATCGATCCGTGATTCACAAAAGGGCAGAGGATCGCGGATAAGTGGGCAGAAGGGCGAGCGATAGACGCGATCTATTTTCAGCTGAAACTTCGCTAAATCCTTCTCAGTCGTAACTCGAgttttgaagaataaaattaaaatcactTCCAAAGAGCAATCCCTCGAGTTGGACCCCCCGTTTCTTCTCCAATCACGGCCCACGCTGTATCGATGCCGAGTCTAAGAGCCGACCTTGGTAACCACGATAAAACCGCGGTCCCCATCGTCGCGAGATCGAAAATAACGCCATCCAATTACATTAAAGACACGCGCCAGCTATTCCCGTCCCGGCGGGCGCAATTCCCTCggttcctttttcctttccttctcttcgAGATACCTAACCACGCACTCGGCCTTACGTCACGACCTGTTATTTACGTCGGGCTTTACGAGGCCTGCCCGCAATTCGCGCAACGCGAACTTTCTTTACGACACTGCCACGAGCAACCGATTATTTCGTGGACAGAGCGCGCACCGATGCAACCGCATCTTTACGCCGTACCGCCGCGGACAAAAGTCTCGAGACACTTATTTTGGGAAGGAGAGTTTACTCGATCTTTCAACGGGTGCATCGCTTTCTCCTTTTTCGATGAGGTTCTCCGGAATTATGGAAAGGAGGACGGATAGAAGAACCTTGTGTTGCTGAAGGGACATACGCGATTTGGGATAAGGTCCCGAGACTCTTGCGCGGCAATGTAGACGCAACACCCGCACGCGTGTTCAGCTGCAGTAACGCGGGCATCGAGAAGAAAACGAGGAAGCGAGAGGATAGGGGAGGAGGAAAAAGTATCGCTAACAGGCACGCAGCCAGAGGATCATTTCTGGAGGGATGTTTTACGCGACGGCGGGGTAGTAAAGACATCGGGGACGACCTTTGCAAGCTCGTCATTTCAAAAGCCGCTTAGGATAGCTGGGAGGACAATTACTTTGGAAAGTTGGGTTAATTGAGATCGCCGCTCCTGAAACGAAGTCTCGACGAAGGAGAAAGGGAGGGATGGGGTCGATCCCGAGCTGAGTTTCTTTAAAGCTCCGCGGGGAAGGAAGTCGGAACAGCGGGCTCTGATTCTACCTGTTCTGAAGTAGGTACGGAACTATTGAACGACTAAAATCGATGGTTTCTTTTCGGTAggattgcttagataccaaataatcaccaCAGCGATGCTTTTCGACTGGGAGTCTTAAGACTAAAAAGCCGATAACTGCAGATATTTTTTCAATGGGTTGCTTATGGAAAAAACTGTGCGTTACaaattatttgctattgcttaccagaaacgatactactcatttcgATTCCCCAAAAAATGTTCCTTTGATATCACAGGAATTTAATAAACccgatttaaaattttacacacaaaAAACATACTAACTTCGACACGCGTTGACACACAGTTTGGAAATAGCCGCCATCATATGTTCCCTTTTTTATGAAGTCAcattattagtttacaagaaatatataaagaaaattcttaTTTCTTGAGATTCAGCACGTTGGCGGCTAGATCCCTTCCGGAGGAATGAACCGATTGTCCGCTGCAGCCAATCGCGGCTAGGAAATCCCACCTTTAGATCCGCGACTGAACGACGGTCATTTAACGCGAACGAGCGCGTGCGTTTAGTGGCAATGTCAAAAGGGAACGCGAGCCGCCCACGTGGCCGTTTAGACCGCGGGGGAAGAATCCTCGTCGGCGACTTGTTGCGCGGCGTGAGTAACGCCGATGGAATTGATGAACTCGTTACCGGTCCGCGTCTTGCGTCGCCGCGGCGCTCGTAAATTTCAGACAGGACCTACACCGTCGGTGGACAGCGGCATTCAAGTTCCGCGTCCATTCGTACTGATAACGATAACGACGGCCCGTGAAAGAGTTCCTTGGGCAGTGACCCGTTCTGCGCTTCGGGGAGGGGAAGATACAGGGTGTATTCTAGAGATGAAGTTACAAAAACGCGAAGAAGATCCTGCAACACCCTTCTGTCTGCTACTCCGCTTCGCAAAAGGCAAGCTCGCGTCAAGCGGCGATTAACTCGTCAGAGGAAACGAAAAGGAAGAGGAGGATCGAGCGAAGGTAGTCGAATTCGAAAATGAAGAATGAGACCggacgaaaaactgataacatCCCTGTGGATGTTGGACGCGCGGAGAAATGCGGCGAGAGATAGACGGCTCGCACCGTGGCCAATAAACAGTGATTTATCGGCCTGGAAATCGAACTCGGGGTGATTTGTGATCCTGGGCAGTTCTGGCCGTGCACCGATGGCCTGGCGGTGCCCCATAGGGCCCCGGTACCAGCAGCGTTGGTGGGGACGGCCCCTGTAGGTGCATATCCACGGGGTCCTATATAAGAGGATGCCTCCGAGAGCTCACACTCTCATAACCGTTAGCCGAGCCTCACTGGGATTATTCAGCCACTGGCAGGGGAAACTTGTGGAAAAGATTGCGAGACCCACCATCCACGTATCCAGTGTTTCAACTAGTAAATCCCCCGAGCACCGTCGAACATGATACTCGTGAGTgattcaattttcattttcctTGCTTCTCTGTTGCTCTGtgaagcagtggcgcactcgagatttaatctcgggggagccgagttgaacggatacgtaaagatacttttaaatttaataaaactcaTTAAGcgattagaaaaattgatttcaagaataaaatccagtttccttttctttttacaaagccccttctttgggggtgccattGCTGTGGAGGAATATATGAATGCAGGGGGTGGGTGGAGGAAGATTGTATACCTCAAAACTGGTGACTTTTTGGAGAGCAGAATTAGGAAAAATAGATTAGAGTCGTGGGTAGCAGATTCTTGAAGCGACGATAGATATTTTAAAGACGACTTGGGGTTTCGTGAAGATGACCCGGCGGTAAGTTTGGCGAGCGAATTGATTCTAAGCGAGTTTCGTCGGCGCGTGCTTGCTTCGGCTGAACCTTGAATATGAATGGGGCGAATTTGTAATGTTAAAGTAGTTTATGACGCGGTAGACGGCGAAGCGCAAATAAGGGAAGTTTAGTCCGAGCTCGTCACGGCTGTCATCTAATTTCCAAGTTTTACGAAGCAGTTCGCAGGGTGCAATCTCAATTAGCCCGCGCGAATCGGCCTGCGAACCGGCAACTTTTAAACAGCCTCGCCTGCTCCACCATTATAGTCGCGTTTAACTCTGCATATTGCAGCTCGCTTGTCACTCTGCCTTATATCCGAGTAAACGGAATCTCGTTAATCACGTTCGGTGGCGCCGACGCTGAATAAACAGTTCTCGAAGCGCGTCCAAAGGGAAGATTCTTGATAGGTACGCTCTTCGGGCTGCTTATCGCGACTACTTTCTCCACAGATCTTTCCACGATACAGCCTCGCACATCAACGCCGCTAAAAGTCACCGCGAATGACGAGCTTCTGAAATCTAAGCGTTCCAGGGATTTTTCCCTCTGTACAATCGCTCCGGCCTCGAGTAATCCGCGAAATAATCTCCGCGAAATCCCGCAACTTCTCGATGGCTCCAAGTTGCCTGTAGCGCGCAAGTTTCTCAAGAGACGCCTTATTAAACGCCAGGGAGCCTTCGGATCCCAGCACATCATTTAAGATCTAAGCAGCCCAGTATCGCTCGTCTTGCTAACTATCGATAATTGAATCAGCGAAAGGCTGGGCCTCCCGGCGGGGAACCCGACGCTCGCGGTTTCCTCCAGTTTTCTCCGCTCGTTTGAGGCTGCTGCGCCAACTTCCCACGATATTACGCGGTCAGATTTCCGAGGATGCTCCTCGTTGCTTGTAAAACGATCCCCCAGCACGCGAAACTTCCCCTCGCCACGACGCATCGCCGCGAAACCTTTCGGCAGTTGAAATATCGAGGGGCGAGACTCCGCTCGTCCAACCGGTAGCTCTCGCATCCGAGGGCGAATCTACGTGCGTGAGCACTCGAAACGTGTTTCATTCTCCGGGCGATTTTCCATTCCACTCGTGCGCTCGTTCCATTCGGCAGAACGTTATTTTCGCGGAATATCGACGAGGCTGGTGAACGCGAAGCTCTAGGAAAGAGTCGAGAGGGTATCCAGAATAACACCTTCCACTTTCAGAGAATTCTACTGGCTGTGTTCCTGGGGCAATGCCTTGGCCAGCCGATCGCCAACGTTTGGTTGAGCCCCCTGGGCCCTCTGGCGCCGTTGAGGCAGCTTCACATTCAGGACGGATCAGGGGGATATCATTATTCATTCACGGGGCCTCATCACGCCAAATCGGAGTCCAGCTTGAATGGAATCACGCGGGGTGGTAAGTCGCGGCAACTATCCTCATTAATGTTTACATTTTTCACAAGTCACTTAGTGGCTGGATTAAGCGTCGGAAATTAGCGAGCTCGTAAGCGGCATTTCTACGCGATGATTCGTTAAAGCGCGAATGGCACACATTCCTTTCCTGAGTATTACGAGACAGCAGCCTACGTTTGCAAACGCTGATCGATGTGACGCAACGAACGCCCATACAGAAGATCCAACTTCGCGTTGATGCACACCTTTGTGTCGTAGCAGTCTGACGCATCGAGTTCCTCAATTGCGCGCGTCTGATTAGAATCATTATTGCAATCAGTTAATATCTCGGCGATTGTTTCAACTTGAGGGGCAAATCGAAGGCTTCTCTGGTATCGAATTTCACTCGAACTTCAATTTTCtttcttcaattcttctttCTTTGTATCCAATTTTCTATGCTGCCTATTGTCCAGGCTACTCCTACATCGACGCGAACGGGATCTTGCAAACGGTGACGTACACGGCGGACGATGAAAACGGATTCAGAGTGAGCGCAAGCAACTTGCCCCAGCCACCGAAGAACGACCTCCAGGTGATCCAGGACACCCCTGAAGTGGCAGCGGCCAAGAAGAGCCACCTGGAGGAGCTGCGACTTGCCCAGCTGAGGGACCAGCCCAACTATCAGTCCAACATCTTGTCGTACAAGATCATACCACCTTATTTCAGCTTCGCGCAGCTGGGCAACGACCACGAGAAGAACCTGGCTGTTCGAGAGATCGCGGTAAGCGAGAAATTACACTAAAAAATAAACATACTTTCACCGTTGATAAGATTACGAAACAAACTAAATTTTAAGCTGAGAACAGTAAAGGCATTAAAATCACCGTGTTCCTTTCACAGGGCACAAAGAACCCTTTCCTTCTCTCGTCTTCCGAGGCGCAGAAGATCGAGGTGCCTCAGCCAGACCCGAACCTTTCGAAACTGTTGCCCGCGAGTGGGGCTTCCGGTTCACTGGCGCTTTCCACGTCGTTTGGTGAAAGGGGACAGCAGAAAGGCGAAGCTGCCCAAGGAAACTCTTTAGGAATAGGGAAGCTGGTGTCGCTGAACAGCGTCCAGAGGCCAGCGACCACCTCTGGGTCCTACGTAGTACCGGTTCTACCGTACAGGCTGCTCCACAGCGCCCTTCATCACACCCAGGACTCCCTGGGGCAATACGATTACAGTTACGCCGGGGATTCCAGCGCGAAAACCGAGTCCAGGTCCCTGGACGGGACCACGAGGGGTGCTTACAGCTACATCGACCCCAACGGCGTTTTACAGCAGGTCCATTACGTGGCGGACCACAACGGGTTCAGGGTTCTGGCGACCAATTTGCCGGAAGCCAAGTAGAGCGGTGGGTGCCCTTCCGTGGCGAGGTGTTGCTCAGGAACTAGGATCTTTCGAGGGGGCCAACAAGTGGGAGTGAAACTCACGAGGACATTAGGTGTATTTAAGCGAGGAAAGATGCGTCGAGCAGCGAGGCTCAGAGAATTGGGAAACCCTAGAGACAGTATCTGCGAAATGTTACCTCCTGGATTTTTTTGAAGGGAGCCAAGGATCGAGGATCTATCAAGGAAATATTCTGAAAGGAATCTCGAAATGTCCTCTGAATGGAAATTTCTGGAAATGGGTATCGCGAGCTCGCTCTCAAGGGTCGCGAATTTATGCCGAGAGGCAGGTTTCagcctctttctctctatctgcGAGTAAACATTTACGTTTAAGAAAGCTCGCGCGATTTGGTAATTGCGTTTCGATCCGGGGACGGCGGCAAATCTGCGGCCCCGATGGAACGTTCCTCGTTCGGCTCCTCCCTATTGGAAGTCCCTCCTCTTTTTCACTTCTCAAACGGATGTATGTAATCAAAGAGTCCGGTTAATTTCCATTGCGTTCCGATCGCGGGCTTTCTGGAGCGCGTTCCTTGCCGAGGGGCGCTCGGCTGGTGCGGGGTAATCAAACTTCCTGAATGCTTTTCGAGTTCGTTCTACGCGGCTCTGACGGCAAGTGGAAGAGAACGAACTTAATTCGCATTCGCTTCTACCTTTTAACCGTAACGCGTGAGCCAATCTACGCCTCAATAAATTATTCTACCTGCGAAACAAATTCACCCTTCGCTACCCCCATCTCCTTAGAAGCCAACTAATTAAACGTTCTCCGATTTAATTACCGAGGTTGCAGAGATAGAAGCTCGAGGCAGCGAGCCATCGTTTCGCAGAATTTCAACTTCGAATCTCGCTTTAATAACTTGGACTCGTATAATGATCGCGGAGAGGTATGAAAGCGTAAGCTCGCGATGGAAGCAACTCGATCCAGATCCCGTTGCAGCCTGATGCCTGCTGCAGCAGAGCTGCGGTATTTTATAGAACCGGGCAGCCGTTCACGGTgaattcgttggttcgccgaATAGATGAATTACAGGCCCTTACAACGGGCCATTAACGATGGGATTTCGTGTTTCGAGGCTGGAGGGCCGGCCAGTGGAGCCGGCTTTGGGGttggatttgaaaatttaatgaaacgggGCTGCCGCTGTTTACCCCCGGTGGTCGTCGGTACAATGAATTAAATGAATAATTTGCTTTGACCTAGAGTCACAGACAGATCCGGTCGCGGCGACGATTCATTAATTAATACGAGTCTGTGTGCAACGGTTCAGATCGATAGTTCGGCTTTTTCAATTTCCTCGATTGTTCTTCCGCAATGGCGGGGGCgctgaatattatttaaaatggaATATAGCCTTTGGCCTCGTTATACCTTGGAGGAATTAAATCAGGGAATTCAATCAAGATTATGGGTCTGTATATGAGTGCGGAGGTACAAGAGCACGGGAAACAATATGGTATTCTTTCACGCGGAGCTTGCCCAACTATTCCATTCCATTCTCTCTTGCATGCCTGTCCTGAATGAGGACCATGACCTACGCTTACGTTGCCGAGGCATTCGCCAATGACGCGGACAAGAGGTGAAGGACCTGCTGATTCGAAACGTGATCGATAACTTGACCAGGAGAACGCAAGTCATTCTTTTTTAATCGGCCATCCAGTGACCGTTGCCAAAAAATCCTTTCACCTCGAACGGTCAGTTAGGCATTTCAACATTTTCAGCGAGGACTAACCCCTTGCATACTCGattaaatcgcttattttttggTATCTTATTACCGTTAATATGCAAGGGGTTTATTGTTTATTGCAACGTGGACATTGTAAAAGAATATTTTATCAAGATACCAGAGACTTCAGTCCGCAAAACGGGAGATCTTCTCTGGCAGTATTTCCATGCGAATATTAATTTCACGTACCTTAGGCAGTCGTCGAAGTCCAGCAGCCTGAAAGCTGGTCCAGGGGGAGAGCAACAAGGTCCCAGGGATCAACGATCATGGATTTATTCGcaatatttatttccattcgTCCGTTACGTATGGGTAGACGATGATATATCACACGATACAATGAGCCGCGCACTGATAAATCGATAGCTCGACTTCGGACGTCCCTCTGCCCTCGACGGAGGCGCGCGCGATCCGTCCGACTTTCCGCGATCAGCACTCGCACAGAATCGAGCGCGTCCGTACAAAAGAGCCGGCGAGCACTTGGTCGAACCGCGATCGCTACAGGCCGCGCGAAAAGCCGCGAGTACCACGATCATCCCTCCTCTTCCATCATCCCCGCGACACTCGTAACGCGAGCACAGCTTTCGAAACGCCCTGCAAGGTAAACATTCAAACGCCGCGTTAAGGAGGATCGCACTAACGCTACTATCACAAATAACCAACGGGGGGGAAACGGTAAAAAATCTACGGAAACGATGGGGAAAACGGGGCTCAGAGGCCAGAGGGACAGCCCTCGACAGCCGACCGGTAAGCTCTCGCTCGATAATCGCGCCAACGCTGGCTTCCGCGTTTAAACATAGCTGTGTACACATAGATATCGACACGTACGTACTTATTGAATCTCGCCTTTTCAGTCCCTTCAGAAACGCCCGCGAACTTTCGTATTAAAtcgacccccctcccccccctaaTTTACGAAGTTTCGTGGTTCCCTTTTCCTTCTCCCGTTGGAGTGTACTTGAAGGGAACCCTAGGCCACGGTGCACGCGCAGCGCGGGGAAACTTGACGGGCGACGGAAAGTTCTCCCTCGTTCTATGACACTATGCAACTGCACAAGACTCGCCGCAGTTTCGTCGTATATTCTAGCCTAAGTGGTTCGAGCGAAGGTGTCGAGCAGTCCCTTCGTTTGAAAATCAGTCCTCAGGCTCCTCCCTTACTGTCC from Andrena cerasifolii isolate SP2316 chromosome 10, iyAndCera1_principal, whole genome shotgun sequence includes:
- the Cpr16 gene encoding cuticular protein 16, producing the protein MILRILLAVFLGQCLGQPIANVWLSPLGPLAPLRQLHIQDGSGGYHYSFTGPHHAKSESSLNGITRGGYSYIDANGILQTVTYTADDENGFRVSASNLPQPPKNDLQVIQDTPEVAAAKKSHLEELRLAQLRDQPNYQSNILSYKIIPPYFSFAQLGNDHEKNLAVREIAGTKNPFLLSSSEAQKIEVPQPDPNLSKLLPASGASGSLALSTSFGERGQQKGEAAQGNSLGIGKLVSLNSVQRPATTSGSYVVPVLPYRLLHSALHHTQDSLGQYDYSYAGDSSAKTESRSLDGTTRGAYSYIDPNGVLQQVHYVADHNGFRVLATNLPEAK